A stretch of Nitrospiria bacterium DNA encodes these proteins:
- a CDS encoding DUF4337 domain-containing protein: MAELEVPKLEELEQFKTRSFERRVALTTSIFAVILAIAGLGGNNATKEMLLAQQQSSDQWAFYQAKSIKEHQTRTHRLQLDLELAERGAKMPPEARKKTEALLAQVTDEEKRYQSEKQEIEKEAKALEHERDVNRTKDPYFDFAEVLLQIAIVMASISILADTPVIFHFSLVLASFGGFLALNGYLLLLRIPFLQTGH; encoded by the coding sequence ATGGCCGAACTCGAAGTGCCGAAACTGGAAGAGCTGGAGCAATTCAAAACCCGATCCTTCGAGCGGCGGGTGGCGCTCACGACCTCGATCTTCGCCGTAATCCTGGCCATCGCCGGTCTCGGCGGAAACAACGCCACCAAGGAGATGCTCTTGGCCCAGCAACAGTCTTCGGATCAGTGGGCTTTCTACCAGGCGAAGTCGATCAAGGAACACCAGACACGGACGCATCGGCTGCAGCTCGACCTGGAGTTGGCCGAGCGCGGCGCCAAGATGCCGCCCGAGGCGCGGAAGAAAACCGAGGCGCTCCTGGCGCAGGTCACGGACGAGGAGAAGCGCTACCAGTCCGAGAAGCAGGAGATCGAAAAAGAGGCGAAGGCCCTGGAACATGAACGCGACGTGAACCGCACCAAGGACCCGTATTTCGATTTCGCCGAAGTGCTGCTTCAGATCGCGATCGTCATGGCCTCGATCTCGATCCTGGCCGACACGCCGGTGATCTTTCATTTCAGCCTGGTCCTCGCCTCGTTCGGCGGCTTCCTGGCGTTGAACGGCTATTTGCTTCTCCTCCGGATCCCCTTTCTTCAAACCGGCCATTGA
- a CDS encoding HD domain-containing phosphohydrolase, whose translation MPDYDVIRDLLVQFHWISQMVEATLHGKPIPPTQGQPTTQVKQLMASLLALSEQYRSLQDQVDGYRRKQQALEVTFKNMTAQLGVEKMASSNAALLEANLKRAERRIDDLIITNQALRGHVLDLTKQLMSSRQEFASRESLDKKLVLQESESPGPPIQSSGTGRSVEAPPQKQNGADDRTKDDTQALLFILKTVQLMDTHLPPEEVVKRACQIPLDCFGFQRSAAFLWEEASASFIPVHSLGMKASLIAAFGASRLRGMDLPVLTELLSKGSTLAIENCWKTPTHGKVFTADGRIEPFESPFTFLPKDFVERFEIYSLMAVPFANKGRILGVLLVDYGNNPHEFSETEIAAMNGLGLFIGISLDNIQRQQTTTQRLLKLERQTETESVLSDIEGAIASIDQPEQMIGAVIGMIPRVIACDWVSVLLRDKPAGGFYVMGNLGDLSDLVYGKGTIPFDYLNGAAELQYDRILHRANLETESRTSALDLYLLSHGIRSDVYVPIPVPGEVIGLLHLCSRRVAGFVQEDITLAQAIAKRLGDGLEKTMAQRVRDRRKINGQFKQIESLIDNISKKDFKLGDYRDAMIACGLDVSRRLNLDEEQQGWIKYAIVLHEIGKNVLPEYILNKREKPTAKEMAILRGHPTKGAEMIKNFRFSQLIKGLKFSKFVAPQIRHLYEHWDGTGYPEGLKGETIPIGSRIVSVVNAYAAMTTGRPYRHALSKAEALQEIQDGAGTQFDPRVVAAFLQCQNQNPE comes from the coding sequence ATGCCTGACTATGATGTGATCCGGGACCTTCTCGTACAATTCCACTGGATTTCTCAAATGGTGGAGGCCACTCTCCACGGCAAGCCCATCCCGCCCACCCAAGGGCAACCCACCACCCAAGTCAAGCAACTCATGGCCTCGCTCTTGGCGCTCTCGGAACAGTACAGGAGCCTTCAAGATCAGGTCGACGGCTATAGACGAAAACAGCAGGCGTTGGAGGTAACATTTAAAAACATGACGGCACAACTCGGCGTTGAAAAGATGGCCTCGTCGAACGCCGCGCTGCTGGAGGCAAACCTCAAACGAGCCGAGCGACGGATCGACGATCTTATCATAACGAATCAGGCCCTTCGAGGTCACGTTCTGGATTTGACGAAGCAGTTGATGTCCAGTCGGCAGGAATTTGCGTCCCGAGAATCCCTGGATAAAAAATTAGTCCTGCAAGAGAGTGAATCGCCCGGGCCGCCGATACAAAGCAGCGGAACCGGCCGATCGGTCGAGGCGCCTCCGCAAAAGCAGAACGGGGCGGATGACCGAACCAAAGACGATACGCAAGCTCTGCTTTTCATCCTGAAAACGGTTCAGTTAATGGACACCCATCTCCCACCGGAGGAGGTGGTCAAGCGCGCCTGTCAGATCCCATTGGACTGTTTCGGGTTTCAGCGCAGCGCGGCCTTTCTATGGGAAGAAGCCTCCGCCAGCTTCATCCCTGTTCATTCGTTGGGAATGAAAGCTTCTCTCATCGCGGCCTTCGGGGCTTCCAGACTTCGCGGAATGGACCTGCCCGTTTTGACCGAACTCCTGTCCAAAGGCAGCACGCTGGCGATTGAGAACTGCTGGAAGACTCCCACCCATGGAAAAGTTTTCACCGCTGACGGAAGAATCGAACCGTTCGAAAGCCCTTTCACGTTCCTGCCTAAGGACTTCGTCGAACGGTTCGAGATTTATTCCCTCATGGCCGTTCCGTTTGCCAATAAGGGAAGAATTCTGGGAGTCCTGCTGGTGGATTATGGAAACAACCCCCATGAATTTTCGGAAACCGAAATCGCCGCCATGAATGGCTTGGGGTTGTTCATCGGAATCAGCCTGGACAACATTCAAAGGCAGCAGACCACCACCCAACGCCTGCTGAAACTTGAACGCCAGACCGAAACGGAATCGGTGCTCAGCGACATCGAAGGGGCCATCGCCTCGATCGATCAGCCGGAGCAGATGATCGGGGCCGTCATCGGGATGATCCCGCGCGTCATCGCGTGCGATTGGGTCTCCGTCCTTCTCCGCGACAAACCCGCCGGAGGATTTTACGTGATGGGGAACCTGGGAGACCTCAGCGATCTGGTCTACGGAAAGGGCACCATTCCATTCGATTACCTCAACGGCGCGGCCGAACTCCAATACGACCGCATCCTTCATCGGGCCAACCTCGAAACCGAAAGCCGGACCTCCGCCCTGGATCTCTATCTGCTCAGTCATGGAATCCGCTCCGACGTGTATGTACCCATTCCCGTTCCGGGAGAAGTGATCGGATTACTCCATCTCTGCAGCCGTCGGGTGGCGGGTTTTGTTCAAGAAGATATCACGCTGGCCCAGGCCATCGCGAAACGGCTCGGCGACGGGCTGGAAAAGACGATGGCCCAGAGAGTGCGGGATCGCCGGAAGATCAACGGCCAATTCAAGCAGATCGAATCGCTGATCGACAACATATCCAAGAAGGACTTCAAATTGGGCGATTATCGTGACGCGATGATCGCCTGTGGACTGGATGTATCCCGCCGACTCAACCTGGATGAAGAGCAGCAGGGATGGATCAAATATGCCATCGTTCTTCACGAGATCGGAAAGAACGTGTTACCCGAATATATCCTGAACAAGCGGGAGAAACCGACCGCCAAGGAGATGGCCATTCTTCGCGGTCATCCCACGAAAGGCGCGGAGATGATCAAAAACTTCAGGTTCAGCCAACTGATTAAGGGGCTGAAGTTCAGTAAATTTGTCGCCCCTCAGATCCGACATCTCTACGAACATTGGGATGGGACCGGTTACCCTGAAGGATTGAAAGGGGAGACGATTCCCATCGGCTCCCGCATCGTCTCCGTGGTGAACGCCTATGCCGCCATGACGACCGGTCGGCCGTACCGCCATGCCCTCAGCAAAGCGGAGGCCCTCCAGGAAATCCAAGACGGAGCGGGAACTCAATTTGATCCCCGCGTGGTGGCCGCCTTCCTCCAGTGCCAGAACCAAAATCCGGAATAA
- a CDS encoding dienelactone hydrolase family protein, giving the protein MDERMPNFLTRNDFTRREFVVTALAAGFAMAVRPVSTQTIATDAVGLSAGEVKIPVADGEIPAYRAMPAEGGPFPVVLVVQEIYGVHEHIRDICRRFGKRGYLAVAPELYARQGDVSKIPDVQEILAQVVSKVPDAQVMADLDAAADWAGESGKGDLRRLGITGFCWGGRIVWLYAAHSSRLKAGVAWYGRLVGQPTGLTPQYPIDLVGKLKAPVLGLYGGADAAIPIETIERMRKTLQAAGSPSRIIVYPDAPHGFHADYRPSYRKEAAQDGWERLLEWFKKYGVA; this is encoded by the coding sequence ATGGATGAACGCATGCCAAATTTTTTAACCCGGAATGACTTCACGCGCCGGGAATTTGTCGTCACGGCGCTGGCCGCCGGCTTTGCCATGGCGGTGCGCCCGGTCTCGACCCAGACAATCGCGACCGACGCCGTGGGGTTGTCGGCCGGCGAGGTGAAGATTCCGGTCGCCGACGGCGAGATCCCGGCCTACCGGGCGATGCCGGCTGAGGGCGGACCTTTTCCGGTCGTGCTGGTGGTCCAGGAGATCTACGGCGTCCACGAGCATATCCGGGATATTTGCCGTCGCTTCGGAAAAAGGGGTTATCTGGCCGTGGCGCCTGAACTGTACGCGAGGCAGGGAGACGTTTCGAAAATACCCGACGTCCAGGAAATCCTTGCCCAGGTGGTTTCGAAGGTGCCGGATGCGCAGGTGATGGCCGATCTGGACGCGGCTGCGGACTGGGCCGGGGAATCCGGCAAGGGAGATCTTCGGCGGCTTGGAATCACCGGCTTCTGTTGGGGCGGGCGGATTGTCTGGCTTTACGCGGCGCACAGTTCGCGGCTAAAAGCGGGCGTCGCCTGGTATGGACGGCTGGTGGGTCAGCCGACCGGTCTCACGCCCCAATATCCGATCGATCTTGTCGGAAAACTGAAAGCCCCCGTGCTCGGACTGTACGGCGGGGCCGATGCGGCCATTCCGATCGAAACGATCGAGCGAATGCGAAAGACCCTTCAGGCGGCCGGCAGCCCTTCCCGGATCATCGTTTACCCCGATGCGCCACACGGTTTCCACGCCGACTACCGTCCCAGCTACCGCAAAGAAGCGGCGCAGGACGGATGGGAGCGACTGCTGGAATGGTTCAAAAAATACGGGGTCGCGTAA
- a CDS encoding HD domain-containing phosphohydrolase, with amino-acid sequence MPDQDSPKKPDPTSPDGPRKTPRFQEIVPSSPEEKFLRALSKFLWDRALYPENHPQILVDVSTLQTALSLLFSERPERVFVFIEDQIFVDDRLLPNAQRNTGDIAKFLRERQVDAFILRQGLTWNEFGPFLNSLLTSKQESSKQESSRKPAFHSPHIEIRELSSVEGTKPVVPSIIQDLGFSVSKTASKKTRFVDEAKLIRDIYTDWNTTQEALVNLVVKIMHVLEKGLFENHQSFIPLADLKSYDEYTYVHAINLAILTMAQAESMGFPKEAVHAFGVGALLHDVGKTQVPIDVLNKQGKLSPEEFEEMKKHPVHGAVVLLQYPEIPPIAAIVAYEHHLKYDGTGYPSMKQKRTPHVASRFTSISDQFDAMRSNRPYRDALPPEKIFELMQESRGTGLDPDLLDHFIAFMKSRKII; translated from the coding sequence GCCTTGTCCAAATTTTTGTGGGACCGTGCGTTGTATCCGGAGAACCACCCCCAAATTCTCGTGGATGTTTCAACGCTCCAAACCGCGCTCTCCCTCCTTTTCTCGGAGCGTCCGGAGCGCGTTTTTGTTTTTATCGAAGATCAGATATTCGTCGACGACCGACTCCTGCCGAACGCCCAACGAAACACCGGCGATATCGCTAAATTCCTCCGCGAAAGACAGGTCGACGCGTTTATCCTGCGACAAGGACTGACTTGGAATGAATTCGGGCCCTTCCTGAACAGTCTTTTGACTTCAAAACAGGAATCCTCAAAACAGGAATCCTCTCGAAAACCCGCCTTTCATTCTCCCCATATCGAGATCCGGGAGTTATCCTCCGTGGAAGGAACCAAACCGGTCGTTCCTTCCATCATCCAAGACCTGGGTTTTTCCGTTTCCAAAACCGCCTCAAAAAAAACGCGTTTTGTGGACGAAGCCAAACTGATCCGGGATATCTATACGGATTGGAACACAACGCAGGAAGCCTTGGTGAATCTGGTGGTTAAAATCATGCACGTCCTGGAAAAGGGCCTTTTCGAAAATCATCAATCCTTCATCCCGCTGGCCGATCTTAAATCGTACGATGAATACACCTACGTCCATGCCATCAATCTGGCGATCCTGACCATGGCCCAGGCGGAATCCATGGGATTCCCCAAGGAAGCCGTTCATGCCTTTGGCGTCGGGGCACTCCTGCACGATGTGGGAAAAACGCAGGTTCCCATCGACGTTTTAAACAAACAGGGAAAGCTGAGCCCCGAGGAATTTGAAGAAATGAAAAAGCATCCGGTTCATGGGGCCGTCGTGTTGCTTCAATATCCGGAGATCCCTCCCATCGCGGCCATCGTCGCGTATGAGCATCATCTGAAGTATGACGGAACCGGGTATCCCTCGATGAAACAAAAAAGGACCCCGCATGTCGCCAGCCGGTTCACGTCCATTTCGGACCAGTTCGACGCCATGCGAAGCAACCGTCCTTATCGAGATGCCCTGCCCCCGGAAAAGATCTTTGAGTTGATGCAGGAAAGTCGGGGAACGGGACTGGATCCTGATTTGCTGGATCATTTCATCGCCTTCATGAAATCCAGAAAAATCATTTGA
- a CDS encoding glycosyltransferase has translation MSSESILIREKGVVKTRTDLWDWILRGAIFLSLAGLSYSLLSSHLFRPLFHESVSNQWARFIERPGFLWIIMGTSLLAFRTFLWFRYRPFASASMAEAPSLTVIIPAYNEGAMVEKTVGSVAAALYPRERLEILVVDDGSRDDTWKYIERAAQRHPDLVTPIRFQRNQGKRAALAEGFRRARGEIVVTVDSDSVIDSGSLLALAGPFRYSNVGAVGGKVEVYNRRQGLIPRMLQVRYVLAFDFLRATQSTYRTVYCCPGALTAYRIAVVRRVLLPWERQTFLGAQCTYGEDRALTNFILSCGYDTVYQRTAVVRTVVPDRYAKLCKMYIRWDRSYIREDLRFLRIVWTRPVGPRLIAILDRFVTNLRYPVSYAALTLMVVLSVSDPWTIPRVLIAIGLMSGFYMLFYLQSERSWNCLFGVLYAYYSFLTLLWIFPYALLTIRSRSWMTR, from the coding sequence ATGTCTTCGGAATCAATCTTAATTCGTGAGAAAGGGGTCGTCAAAACTCGTACGGACCTTTGGGATTGGATCCTCAGAGGCGCCATCTTTTTGAGTCTCGCCGGACTCAGCTACAGCCTTCTCTCAAGCCACCTCTTCCGTCCTTTGTTCCACGAATCCGTGTCCAACCAATGGGCCCGGTTTATCGAGCGGCCGGGCTTCTTATGGATTATCATGGGGACCTCGTTATTGGCTTTTCGGACCTTTCTGTGGTTCCGCTACCGGCCCTTTGCATCCGCCTCCATGGCCGAAGCCCCTTCGCTGACCGTCATCATCCCGGCCTATAACGAGGGGGCGATGGTCGAGAAGACCGTCGGTTCCGTGGCGGCGGCGCTCTATCCGCGAGAGCGGTTGGAGATTCTTGTCGTGGATGACGGAAGCCGGGACGATACCTGGAAATATATCGAGCGCGCCGCTCAACGACATCCGGACTTGGTCACGCCGATACGGTTCCAGCGGAATCAAGGCAAGCGCGCCGCATTGGCGGAGGGTTTTCGGCGGGCTCGCGGGGAAATCGTCGTCACCGTGGATTCCGACAGCGTGATCGACAGCGGTTCACTCCTGGCGCTGGCCGGGCCTTTTCGCTACTCGAACGTGGGCGCCGTGGGCGGGAAAGTGGAGGTCTACAATCGGCGACAGGGGTTGATTCCGCGGATGTTGCAGGTTCGGTACGTCTTGGCCTTCGACTTTTTGCGTGCGACGCAGTCCACCTACCGCACGGTTTACTGTTGCCCCGGCGCGTTGACCGCGTATCGGATCGCGGTGGTGCGCCGGGTGCTGCTCCCGTGGGAGCGACAGACCTTCCTGGGCGCCCAATGCACCTACGGCGAGGATCGCGCGCTGACGAATTTCATCCTGTCGTGCGGGTATGACACCGTCTACCAGCGGACGGCGGTGGTCCGCACCGTGGTTCCGGATCGGTATGCGAAGCTGTGTAAAATGTATATCCGTTGGGACCGGAGCTACATCCGTGAAGATCTGCGTTTTTTGCGCATCGTCTGGACCCGGCCCGTTGGACCCCGCCTGATCGCGATCCTGGACCGCTTCGTCACCAATCTGCGGTATCCCGTAAGCTATGCGGCCCTGACGCTGATGGTCGTGCTGTCGGTCAGCGATCCGTGGACGATCCCGCGGGTTCTGATCGCGATCGGATTGATGTCCGGGTTTTACATGCTGTTCTATTTGCAGAGCGAGCGGTCCTGGAACTGTCTCTTCGGCGTGCTTTACGCCTACTACTCGTTCTTGACGCTGCTCTGGATCTTTCCGTACGCTTTGCTGACGATCCGGTCGCGCTCCTGGATGACGCGTTGA
- a CDS encoding putative metallopeptidase codes for MEYHPAPDIDEEIAQIVRSLEMDHIQPGRVRAIRSRGTKSRRILARCHGLPKALQTGLSLPAHYVIELVSENYNRLSEDERTKTLIHELLHIPRVFGGGFRNHDYVRDRRVNQLYEQYLRKTRNPPGLPPP; via the coding sequence TTGGAATATCACCCGGCACCGGATATCGACGAGGAGATCGCGCAGATCGTCCGGTCGCTTGAGATGGACCACATCCAACCCGGGCGCGTCCGGGCGATCCGAAGCCGGGGGACCAAAAGCCGCCGGATTCTGGCCCGCTGCCACGGTTTGCCCAAAGCCCTTCAGACCGGGTTGAGTCTCCCAGCCCATTACGTGATCGAGCTCGTCTCGGAAAACTACAACCGTCTCTCCGAAGACGAGCGGACCAAAACCCTGATCCACGAGCTCCTCCACATCCCGCGCGTCTTCGGCGGGGGTTTCCGAAACCACGACTATGTCCGAGACCGCCGGGTGAACCAACTCTACGAACAGTACCTGAGAAAAACAAGGAATCCGCCCGGCCTTCCCCCGCCTTGA
- a CDS encoding rhodanese-like domain-containing protein, producing the protein MKKLLLTGLWVLIGTVLTASPSTAARLKTIGGPELEAMMADGKSMVIVDVREAELFSAGHIKGAINIPYDDAKTRVLKELSPNDRIVFVCHGGPMGDELGKLLVRNGYNDVYNLAGGMKKWTGVVTQ; encoded by the coding sequence ATGAAAAAGCTGTTACTGACGGGGTTATGGGTTCTGATCGGGACGGTCCTCACGGCTTCACCGTCCACGGCGGCGCGCCTGAAGACGATCGGCGGTCCGGAGCTTGAGGCCATGATGGCCGACGGCAAATCCATGGTGATCGTCGACGTGAGGGAGGCGGAACTGTTTTCGGCCGGCCACATCAAAGGAGCGATCAACATCCCGTATGACGACGCCAAAACACGCGTCTTGAAGGAACTTTCCCCCAACGACCGCATCGTGTTCGTTTGCCACGGCGGGCCGATGGGCGATGAACTGGGCAAGCTCCTTGTCCGGAATGGGTATAACGATGTCTACAATCTTGCAGGCGGCATGAAGAAATGGACCGGGGTCGTGACCCAATGA